The following coding sequences lie in one candidate division WOR-3 bacterium genomic window:
- a CDS encoding acyl-CoA dehydrogenase family protein, which translates to MILSEKHKEFREKVRAFADNEVAPRAKEIDKKGEFPWDLVKRMGELGFLALYIPKEYGGAGLDVLSYAIAVEEIGRVCGSTGIFLAAHSSLGVFPIYYAGTEEQKQKWLIPLAKGEKIGSFGLTEPNAGSDAAGTQTRFKLEGDRYIINGTKRFITSGHVADVIIFTATKDPALGYKGISAFVVEKGTPGFTPGKEEDKLGLRGSITSELIFEDCVIPKENILGQEGDGFKIFMETLDGGRISIGALALGIAQGALDASVKFVQENGLTKNQSIQSMIAEMATEIEAARLLVYNAAQLKDAGLPYVKESAMAKYYASTVGMKTTSMAIDIHGLLGITDEYPVERFLRDEKLMEIGEGTSEIQKIVIARQILGK; encoded by the coding sequence ATGATTTTAAGTGAAAAACACAAAGAATTTAGAGAAAAGGTGCGGGCATTCGCTGATAATGAAGTAGCACCCAGGGCAAAGGAGATTGATAAGAAAGGTGAATTCCCCTGGGATTTGGTAAAGAGAATGGGTGAACTGGGATTCCTTGCCTTGTATATCCCGAAAGAGTATGGTGGCGCCGGGCTTGATGTTCTATCTTATGCAATCGCGGTAGAAGAAATCGGCAGGGTCTGTGGTTCAACCGGGATATTTCTTGCTGCTCATTCTTCTCTCGGTGTATTCCCGATTTATTATGCAGGAACAGAAGAACAGAAACAAAAATGGCTCATCCCATTGGCAAAAGGCGAAAAGATTGGTTCTTTTGGTCTGACCGAACCGAATGCGGGTAGCGATGCTGCCGGAACACAGACAAGGTTCAAACTTGAAGGTGATAGGTATATAATAAATGGGACAAAGCGGTTTATTACTTCAGGACATGTAGCGGATGTGATTATTTTTACCGCCACAAAAGACCCTGCTTTGGGTTATAAAGGTATCTCTGCATTTGTGGTTGAAAAAGGCACACCGGGATTCACACCGGGCAAAGAAGAAGATAAACTTGGCCTACGCGGTTCAATAACTTCAGAACTGATATTTGAAGATTGTGTAATTCCGAAGGAGAATATACTCGGGCAGGAAGGAGATGGGTTCAAAATATTTATGGAAACCCTTGATGGCGGCAGGATTTCAATTGGGGCACTGGCACTGGGTATTGCCCAGGGAGCGCTTGATGCATCTGTAAAATTCGTTCAAGAAAATGGTCTTACAAAAAACCAATCAATCCAGTCAATGATAGCCGAAATGGCGACCGAGATTGAGGCCGCAAGACTATTGGTGTATAATGCTGCACAATTAAAGGATGCGGGTTTACCTTATGTTAAAGAATCGGCAATGGCAAAATATTATGCCTCTACAGTCGGGATGAAGACGACGAGTATGGCGATAGATATACATGGTTTACTTGGCATAACCGATGAATATCCTGTTGAAAGATTCCTGCGTGATGAAAAACTAATGGAGATTGGTGAGGGCACGAGCGAAATTCAAAAGATTGTCATTGCAAGACAGATACTGGGGAAATGA
- a CDS encoding electron transfer flavoprotein subunit alpha/FixB family protein, whose product MAEIFTLVEHRQGTIRDITFELLTLGRRIAQSLNTKCTAILLTDDAEKFINQIKTQADRIIVMENGLFKDFNAEVYQIALAEIFKKESPFLVIIGHTAMGMDLGPALATNLNIPFSTDCLDVQVVDNKLRVIRSMYDGKLNAKILLKDNPSYLITYRSGSIPVEMASLNAEVVKMETPISAQPEYRRFIEYIEAAVGAVDITKADVIVSVGRGIKDKANLPIIEDFAKAIGGVIGCTRPVVDAGWLPKEHQVGSSGKTVKPKLYIALGISGAFQHLMGMKNSDTIIAVNKDPNAPIFNEADYGIVEDLFKVVPVLKNKILELKQAKG is encoded by the coding sequence ATGGCAGAAATATTTACCTTGGTTGAACACCGTCAGGGAACAATAAGGGATATAACATTTGAATTATTAACCCTGGGTAGAAGAATTGCCCAGAGTTTAAATACAAAATGCACAGCAATATTATTGACCGATGATGCAGAAAAATTCATCAATCAGATAAAAACCCAGGCAGATCGTATCATTGTTATGGAAAATGGTTTATTCAAAGATTTTAATGCTGAAGTTTATCAGATTGCGCTCGCAGAAATTTTCAAGAAGGAATCTCCGTTTTTGGTGATTATCGGGCATACTGCAATGGGTATGGATTTGGGACCTGCACTTGCTACAAATTTGAATATACCGTTTTCCACTGACTGTCTGGATGTCCAGGTCGTTGATAATAAGCTAAGGGTTATAAGGTCAATGTATGATGGAAAATTGAATGCAAAGATTTTATTAAAGGATAATCCATCTTACCTTATAACCTATCGTAGTGGCAGCATCCCGGTTGAAATGGCAAGTCTTAATGCAGAAGTTGTTAAAATGGAAACCCCAATAAGTGCTCAACCTGAATATCGTAGATTTATTGAATACATTGAAGCAGCAGTTGGTGCAGTTGATATTACCAAGGCAGATGTGATAGTGTCGGTGGGCAGAGGTATAAAAGATAAGGCAAACTTACCCATAATTGAAGACTTCGCAAAGGCGATCGGCGGTGTTATTGGATGCACAAGGCCCGTGGTAGATGCCGGCTGGCTTCCTAAAGAGCATCAGGTCGGTTCATCAGGGAAAACGGTCAAACCCAAATTATACATTGCCTTAGGAATCTCGGGTGCTTTCCAACATTTAATGGGTATGAAGAATTCTGATACTATCATTGCAGTCAATAAAGACCCCAATGCACCGATATTTAATGAGGCAGACTACGGTATTGTTGAAGACCTGTTTAAGGTTGTGCCGGTTTTAAAGAACAAAATTTTAGAATTAAAACAAGCAAAAGGATAA
- a CDS encoding acyl-CoA dehydrogenase — MNFDLTAEQKMLQDQVRKFAEAELAPLAPEIDKTGQFPWDNIKKCAKQGLLGIVVPEKYGGSGLDFVSLAIAIEEISRVCATTGVIVAVNNSLVTYPILTFGTEEQKQKYLPLLCSGEKIGAIGITEPNAGSDVAGMETTARLEGDYYVLNGTKRFITNGTEAGIYVVFAYTNKELKHKGMSAFIVERGTPGFTLGKHEDLMGIRASGNCELIFEDCKIPKSNLLGKEGDGFKICMNTLDVSRVDIGAQAVGVSQAALEAAIKYSKERKAFGQPICEFEMIQSMLAEMATQIHAARLLVYYAGYCKDKGMPRFSKESAMCKYYAATIAVDVTRKAVQIFGGYGYTKDYAVERFYRDAKILELYEGTSEIQKIVIARELIK; from the coding sequence ATGAACTTTGATTTAACTGCTGAACAAAAAATGCTACAGGACCAGGTGCGGAAATTTGCCGAAGCCGAACTTGCACCTCTGGCGCCTGAGATTGATAAGACCGGGCAATTCCCCTGGGATAATATAAAAAAATGTGCAAAACAGGGATTACTGGGGATTGTTGTGCCTGAAAAATACGGAGGTTCGGGTCTTGATTTTGTATCACTGGCAATTGCGATAGAAGAAATCTCACGTGTGTGTGCAACAACGGGTGTGATTGTTGCTGTAAATAATTCACTCGTTACTTATCCTATTTTGACCTTTGGAACCGAAGAGCAGAAGCAAAAATACCTTCCACTTTTATGCAGTGGTGAAAAGATTGGTGCAATCGGAATTACTGAACCAAATGCTGGGAGTGATGTAGCCGGAATGGAGACGACGGCGAGACTCGAAGGCGATTATTATGTTTTGAACGGCACCAAGAGATTTATTACCAATGGAACCGAGGCAGGAATCTATGTAGTATTCGCATATACCAATAAAGAATTAAAACATAAAGGAATGAGTGCATTTATTGTTGAAAGGGGTACCCCAGGATTTACACTCGGCAAGCATGAGGATTTGATGGGTATAAGGGCAAGTGGTAATTGTGAGTTAATATTTGAGGACTGCAAGATCCCAAAGTCAAATTTGCTGGGAAAAGAAGGGGATGGTTTCAAGATTTGTATGAACACCCTTGATGTATCAAGGGTTGATATTGGTGCCCAGGCAGTTGGAGTCTCACAGGCAGCACTTGAAGCAGCAATAAAGTATTCTAAGGAAAGAAAGGCATTTGGTCAACCAATTTGTGAATTTGAAATGATACAGTCCATGCTGGCTGAGATGGCAACCCAGATTCATGCGGCGAGATTGCTTGTCTATTACGCGGGCTATTGCAAAGATAAAGGTATGCCGAGATTTTCAAAAGAATCAGCAATGTGTAAATATTACGCTGCGACAATCGCCGTTGATGTTACAAGAAAGGCAGTGCAGATTTTTGGTGGGTATGGTTATACAAAAGATTATGCTGTTGAGCGATTTTATAGAGATGCCAAGATTCTTGAACTCTACGAAGGCACGAGCGAAATTCAGAAGATTGTGATAGCGAGGGAATTGATTAAATAA
- a CDS encoding electron transfer flavoprotein subunit beta/FixA family protein produces the protein MNIIVCIKRVPQTAEADVKIDSSGKDIIKERLAFDMNESDSYALEEAILLKEKYGGSVTVISFGYPDTEDTLRIALAKGGDSAIRIKAEEMGETDGYKTAKVLSSVIKGLNYDLVLTGCMATDDGYSMVGQTLAELLGIPHATLVTKLEVSDKKLQVHRELEGGLLEHLELSLPALVTIQTGINTPRFASLIAIRRAASKEIKTIGKSELPSDIDTHSILEELFLPPVGKRAEILTGSADEVATKIAGIIKEKGLL, from the coding sequence TTGAATATCATTGTCTGCATAAAAAGGGTGCCTCAGACTGCTGAGGCAGATGTTAAAATAGATTCCAGTGGGAAGGATATTATTAAAGAGCGGCTTGCCTTTGATATGAACGAATCGGATAGTTATGCCCTTGAAGAAGCGATACTTTTGAAAGAAAAGTATGGTGGTTCGGTAACGGTTATCAGTTTTGGTTATCCGGATACAGAAGATACTTTAAGGATTGCATTAGCAAAGGGTGGTGACTCGGCAATAAGGATAAAGGCAGAAGAGATGGGGGAGACTGATGGGTACAAGACGGCAAAGGTCTTGAGCTCAGTTATAAAGGGATTGAACTATGATTTGGTCTTAACGGGTTGTATGGCGACCGATGATGGATATTCAATGGTCGGCCAGACCCTCGCAGAGTTATTAGGAATTCCGCATGCTACACTTGTTACAAAACTCGAAGTAAGTGATAAAAAATTGCAGGTGCACCGGGAACTTGAAGGAGGTTTGCTTGAGCATCTTGAATTAAGTTTACCTGCGTTAGTTACGATACAAACCGGTATTAATACGCCACGTTTTGCTTCACTGATTGCCATTCGGCGTGCAGCAAGCAAAGAGATTAAGACAATTGGAAAAAGCGAACTACCATCGGATATTGATACACATTCTATACTTGAAGAGTTATTTTTGCCCCCGGTCGGTAAGCGGGCTGAGATTTTAACCGGCAGTGCTGATGAAGTGGCAACAAAGATTGCAGGTATCATTAAAGAAAAAGGACTTTTGTGA